One Microlunatus soli genomic window carries:
- the nth gene encoding endonuclease III, whose protein sequence is MTPGSTSPTETDAAADGVAPSRTSLVRRARTMNRTLHATYPDAACELDFDSPLQLLVATILSAQTTDKRVNLVTPILFGRYPDAAALAGADRAEMEEILKPTGFFRAKTESMLKLGAALVERYDGQVPGKLKELVTLPGVGRKTANVVLGNAFGVPGITVDTHFGRLVRRFGWTTETDPDKVEAEVGTLFPRKDWTQLSHNVIWHGRRRCHARNPACGACPLARWCPSYGEGPTDPAKAAKLVREPRG, encoded by the coding sequence ATGACTCCTGGCTCCACCTCGCCGACCGAAACCGACGCCGCGGCCGACGGTGTGGCACCGAGCCGGACGTCCCTGGTCCGCCGAGCGCGCACGATGAACCGTACTCTGCACGCAACCTATCCCGACGCGGCCTGCGAATTGGACTTCGACAGCCCGTTGCAGTTGTTGGTGGCGACGATTCTGTCCGCACAGACCACCGACAAACGGGTCAACCTGGTGACCCCGATCCTGTTCGGTCGCTATCCCGACGCCGCGGCGCTGGCGGGCGCGGACCGGGCGGAGATGGAGGAGATCCTCAAGCCAACCGGGTTCTTCCGGGCCAAGACCGAATCGATGCTCAAGCTCGGGGCGGCCCTGGTCGAGCGTTATGACGGACAGGTGCCCGGCAAGCTCAAGGAGCTCGTGACGTTACCGGGTGTCGGGCGGAAGACCGCCAATGTGGTGCTGGGCAATGCGTTCGGAGTGCCCGGGATCACCGTCGACACCCACTTCGGCCGACTGGTCCGTCGTTTCGGGTGGACCACCGAGACCGATCCGGACAAGGTCGAGGCCGAGGTCGGCACTCTCTTCCCGCGGAAGGACTGGACCCAGCTCAGCCACAACGTGATCTGGCACGGTCGGCGACGCTGCCACGCCCGCAATCCTGCCTGTGGCGCCTGCCCGTTGGCCCGCTGGTGCCCGTCGTACGGCGAGGGACCGACCGATCCGGCGAAGGCGGCGAAGCTGGTCCGGGAACCGCGGGGATGA
- a CDS encoding Crp/Fnr family transcriptional regulator gives MDPEVLKQAPLFKGLDDEAVAALSAAMGTVNLARGEILFHEGDTEDRLYVVVSGKVKLGRSGSAGRENLMAVLGPGQMFGELSVFDPGPRSTTATAVTVCDLRVLEHEVLNKWLVGRPEVAQGLLGQLASRLRRANDTNADLVFSDVPGRVAKALLDLAHRFGDHREDGVHVHHDLTQEELAQLVGASRETVNKALADFAARGWIRLEPRSVTLIDVERVERRAR, from the coding sequence GTGGACCCCGAAGTCTTGAAACAGGCTCCGCTGTTCAAAGGGCTTGACGACGAGGCAGTGGCGGCGCTGTCGGCGGCAATGGGCACGGTCAATCTCGCGCGAGGCGAGATCCTGTTTCACGAGGGCGACACCGAGGACCGGCTCTACGTCGTGGTCAGCGGCAAGGTCAAGCTCGGCCGCAGCGGCTCGGCGGGCCGGGAGAACCTGATGGCCGTGCTCGGCCCCGGCCAGATGTTCGGCGAGCTGTCGGTCTTCGATCCCGGACCGCGTTCGACCACGGCGACCGCCGTCACGGTCTGCGATCTGCGAGTCCTGGAGCACGAGGTGCTGAACAAGTGGCTGGTCGGCCGTCCCGAGGTGGCTCAGGGTCTGCTCGGTCAACTCGCCAGCAGGCTCCGCCGGGCCAACGACACCAACGCCGATCTGGTCTTCTCCGACGTGCCGGGCCGGGTCGCCAAGGCGCTGCTCGACCTGGCGCACCGCTTCGGCGACCATCGTGAGGACGGGGTGCATGTGCACCACGACCTGACCCAGGAGGAACTGGCCCAGCTGGTCGGCGCGTCCCGCGAGACGGTCAACAAGGCGCTGGCCGACTTCGCCGCCCGCGGCTGGATCCGGCTCGAGCCGCGCTCGGTCACCCTGATCGACGTCGAACGCGTCGAACGCCGAGCCCGCTGA
- a CDS encoding S1C family serine protease, whose product MNENGPGNGNDPQGQAGQQHFFGQGDGFGRPPQPSPYGTGYGQGGYGYTEPTAAYEQQPGQQPDDPERTTIFDRPAGGFPPPGGQGAGTGQGSAMAGPPAPPAGSSPSAQPAPQPSPRRRGRAGLMVLSLALAALVGGGVGVGSYAALGRDGQQVASPINVSTQRAPQQAKTDGTVEDAAKVIEPSVVTITVQSGTSGDIGSGVVLDKNGHILTNNHVVAGSQSGGGFPGSQGQVSGQTKITVTFSNGKTAQAKVVGSDETDDLAVIKVDGVKDLKPAKFAKSSSLSVGQSVVAVGAPLGLSQSVTSGIVSNEARPVRSGNNNDAVYMAVQTDAAINPGNSGGPLVDLDGSVVGIDSSIASTDEGGAGGGSESGNIGIGFAIPADVAVRVASELIDNGKSEDAVLGVTIAGTDDSSLGSTTTGVQLRSVESGSAADDAGLRAGDVVTALNGFKVTTADGLIAATHYYAPGTAVQVDYQRDGQSKTAKVTLGSA is encoded by the coding sequence ATGAACGAGAACGGGCCCGGCAACGGCAACGACCCGCAGGGGCAGGCGGGTCAGCAGCACTTCTTCGGACAGGGCGACGGTTTCGGCCGGCCGCCACAGCCATCCCCGTACGGCACCGGCTACGGCCAGGGCGGCTACGGCTACACCGAGCCGACCGCGGCGTACGAACAACAGCCCGGTCAGCAGCCGGATGACCCGGAACGTACGACGATCTTCGACCGCCCGGCCGGCGGCTTCCCGCCACCCGGCGGGCAGGGCGCAGGCACCGGACAGGGTTCGGCGATGGCCGGCCCACCGGCACCCCCTGCCGGCAGCAGCCCGTCAGCACAACCCGCACCGCAGCCGTCGCCGCGACGACGGGGTCGGGCCGGCCTGATGGTGTTGTCGCTGGCACTGGCCGCGCTGGTCGGCGGCGGCGTCGGGGTCGGGTCCTATGCCGCCCTCGGACGGGACGGGCAACAGGTCGCCTCACCGATCAACGTCAGCACTCAGCGGGCACCGCAACAGGCCAAGACCGACGGCACCGTCGAGGACGCGGCCAAGGTGATCGAACCGTCGGTGGTGACGATCACCGTGCAGTCCGGTACCAGCGGCGACATCGGCAGCGGCGTCGTGCTGGACAAGAACGGCCACATCCTGACCAACAACCACGTCGTCGCCGGCAGCCAGAGTGGCGGCGGCTTTCCCGGCAGCCAGGGTCAGGTGAGTGGACAGACCAAGATCACCGTCACGTTCAGCAACGGCAAGACCGCGCAGGCGAAGGTGGTCGGCAGTGACGAGACCGACGATCTCGCCGTGATCAAGGTCGACGGCGTCAAGGATCTGAAGCCGGCGAAGTTCGCCAAGTCGTCGTCGCTGTCGGTCGGCCAGTCGGTGGTCGCGGTCGGCGCACCCCTCGGACTGTCCCAGTCGGTCACCAGCGGAATCGTCTCCAACGAGGCCCGCCCCGTCCGGTCCGGCAACAACAACGACGCGGTCTACATGGCAGTGCAGACCGACGCGGCGATCAACCCGGGCAACTCCGGTGGCCCGCTGGTCGACCTGGACGGATCGGTGGTCGGCATCGACTCCTCGATCGCCTCGACCGACGAAGGCGGCGCCGGCGGCGGCAGCGAGTCCGGCAACATCGGCATCGGTTTCGCGATCCCGGCCGACGTCGCGGTCCGGGTCGCCTCCGAGCTGATCGACAACGGCAAGTCCGAAGACGCCGTCCTCGGTGTCACGATTGCCGGCACCGACGACAGTTCACTCGGATCGACCACCACCGGCGTCCAGTTGCGCAGCGTCGAATCCGGCAGCGCAGCCGACGACGCGGGGTTGCGGGCCGGTGATGTGGTGACCGCGCTGAACGGATTCAAGGTGACCACAGCCGACGGTCTGATCGCCGCGACCCACTACTACGCACCGGGCACCGCGGTGCAGGTCGACTATCAACGCGACGGACAATCCAAGACCGCCAAGGTCACCCTCGGCTCCGCCTGA